A window from Brachyhypopomus gauderio isolate BG-103 chromosome 6, BGAUD_0.2, whole genome shotgun sequence encodes these proteins:
- the LOC143517511 gene encoding uncharacterized protein LOC143517511, producing MDPLNQLNAMRLQEPLPSALDLSMGCKQTPTKTSSAEVLDLVKKPSWSDCNSGTNDVVVGAPGSRSDSHVSKPFKQVQPDFLQLESSSECSYEPRCSAVPLLNPSSVSLLNGLPPVTETLSQCPNSKPLFTDDSTAGAESDKTFTQLSEYPRKALIAASEKTITDTTTPLRARNSTEAAKNGLPSQSPCAKTDHGGKCTTDTVSPRTRSRGGLGIQDGTPFTPSFHTADSASFISEALSLMERPLLEHKHTAVETLSSGCNGSAEDSSCSIECISSDGSDVIEVCVSNSAHRQPSTGLFLTGGGAGRRLSLEREALYSPRQGSGHTDGVACGGPEHVVTRDYHTADLGSHNPAERVEPCDSSPPTVLDGDPDVEFVSKSFPSTSDAENAERSLGPPRDEGSSVSPSPPPLMDGPQGAPASKKKNQGGTGAAKLSRPCPPGGKEAANAAKRRKRKARPSGSPSIFGPQEPEIKLKYANYKEKREDRDQGFAPYIRVELSACTIVNFREEDEDARVRKGRQAAVSCVSPGVVPSTSRLVLGRASGGGGPRPDQACCLCGRTSDTSGLGDLHGPYCPCGPQSNSKVPRHPIEGGAQGGPRAESPPRVGGVLDGEEQGPAKRPRNQGSTEMWPGAPEGAVECGERWVHEDCSVWSAGVFLVKGKLYGLEEVLRLTRETVCSCCHRAGATLACFFRDCPNKYHFPCAVQADCVLSEENFTMRCPKHKNKSPRAGASRLQSR from the exons ATGGACCCTCTAAACCAGTTAAACGCCATGCGTCTTCAAGAGCCCCTTCCATCAGCGTTGGATCTCTCCATGGGATGCAAGCAAACCCCAACAAAGACGAGCTCCGCGGAGGTCCTGGATCTCGTAAAGAAGCCCAGCTGGAGTGATTGTAACTCAGGGACCAACGATGTGGTAGTGGGTGCTCCAGGATCCAGGTCTGACAGCCACGTTTCCAAACCTTTCAAGCAGGTGCAGCCCGATTTTTTACAGTTGGAGTCCAGCTCAGAGTGCAGTTATGAACCGAGGTGTAGTGCTGTGCCCCTACTCAACCCCAGTTCTGTGTCTTTGCTCAATGGTTTGCCCCCTGTGACTGAAACACTCTCCCAGTGCCCAAACTCGAAGCCACTGTTTACTGATGACAGCACAGCTGGTGCTGAATCAGACAAAACCTTTACGCAGCTGTCTGAATATCCTCGCAAGGCACTAATCGCTGCTTCAGAGAAAACTATAActgacaccaccacacccctaaGAGCCAGGAACTCCACCGAGGCAGCCAAGAACGGCTTACCGTCGCAGTCGCCCTGCGCCAAAACTGACCATGGTGGGAAATGTACAACTGACACTGTGTCACCAAGGACACGAAGCAGGGGTGGTCTGGGGATTCAGGACGGCACTCCTTTCACTCCTTCATTCCATACCGCTGACTCTGCGAGCTTCATCTCTGAAGCCCTGAGCCTCAtggagcgccccctgctggaacACAAGCACACCGCCGTTGAGACTCTGTCGTCCGGATGCAACGGCTCAGCCGAGGACTCTTCGTGTTCGATCGAGTGTATATCCAGCGATGGCAGCGATGTTATTGAGGTGTGTGTAAGCAACTCCGCCCACAGGCAGCCTAGCACCGGCCTCTTCCTaactgggggcggggctgggagaCGGTTGAGCCTTGAGAGGGAGGCCCTTTATTCCCCGAGGCAGGGCTCTGGTCACACGGACGGGGTGGCGTGTGGTGGGCCTGAACACGTGGTGACACGAGACTACCACACAGCTGATCTTGGGTCCCATAACCCTGCTGAGAGGGTGGAGCCATGTGATTCGTCGCCGCCCACCGTGCTGGACGGCGATCCGGACGTCGAATTTGTTTCCAAAAGCTTCCCATCTACCTCAGACGCGGAAAACGCAGAACGCTCCCTCGGACCGCCGCGGGACGAAGGCTCGTCCGTGTCACCCAGTCCGCCGCCACTTATGGATGGCCCACAGGGGGCGCCGGCGTCCAAGAAAAAGAACCAGGGAGGCACAGGGGCGGCCAAGCTGAGCCGACCGTGCCCGCCGGGTGGCAAAGAGGCAGCGAACGCGGccaagaggaggaagaggaaagcTCGGCCGTCGGGATCACCCTCCATATTTGGCCCCCAGGAACCGGAGATCAAGCTCAAATATGCCAACTATAAGGAGAAGAGGGAGGACAGGGACCAGGGGTTCGCCCCCTACATTAGAGTGGAGCTGTCTGCCTGCACCATCGTCAACTTCCGGGAGGAGGACGAAGACGCTCGGGTGAGGAAGGGCCGGCAGGCCGCCGTCTCCTGCGTGTCCCCAGGCGTCGTCCCCTCCACCTCCCGCTTAGTGCTGGGGAGAGCGAGTGGGGGCGGCGGCCCCCGGCCGGACCAGGCGTGCTGCCTGTGCGGCAGGACGTCCGACACCTCGGGCCTGGGGGACCTGCACGGGCCCTACTGCCCCTGTGGACCACAGTCGAACAGTAAGGTTCCCCGCCACCCGATAGAGGGCGGGGCTCAGGGTGGACCACGGGCGGAGTCCCCGCCGAGGGTGGGCGGAGTTTTGGACGGCGAAGAGCAGGGCCCCGCCAAGCGGCCCAGGAACCAGGGCTCGACAGAGATGTGGCCTGGAGCCCCGGAGGGGGCGGTGGAGTGCGGGGAGCGCTGGGTGCACGAGGACTGCAGCGTGTGGTCTGCTGGGGTCTTCCTGGTCAAAGGCAAACTTTACGGCCTGGAGGAAGTTCTCCGGCTCACGCGCGAGACT GTGTGTTCGTGTTGTCACAGAGCCGGTGCCACTCTGGCCTGCTTCTTCAGAGACTGTCCAAACAAGTACCACTTCCCCTGTGCCGTCCAGGCGG actgcGTGCTCAGCGAGGAAAACTTCACCATGAGATGTCCAAAGCACAAG AATAAGTCCCCCCGAGCCGGCGCGAGCAGACTGCAGAGCAGATGA
- the metrnla gene encoding meteorin-like protein: MVSRCLAHCFSVLVWCRMALTQYSSDQCSWRGSGLTHEGHTQDVEQVYLRCSQGSLEWLYPTGAIIVNLRPNTAPTTASAHLAVCLKPSPESSGTRIYLDRLGELRLLLREHEQAEGRVHCFGIQEGALFIEAVPQMDISRKITAFQYELVRHRPGADLHSLAAPCQPCTDAELLLAVCTNDFVARGRILGVEQREEETSVGVSLSHLYRQKSQVFVWGGVRARRWAGHIHLPRQCGVRPGEGDFLFTGTVRFGEAWLSCGPRYRDFLRVYQEAQSQGTNPCHINTD; this comes from the exons ATGGTCTCACGGTGCTTGGCGCACTGCTTCTCCGTGCTGGTGTGGTGTCGGATGGCGCTGACCCAGTACTCCAGCGACCAGTGCAGTTGGAGGGGCAG TGGTCTGACCCACGAGGGCCACACCCAGGACGTGGAGCAGGTGTACCTGCGCTGCTCTCAGGGCTCTCTGGAGTGGCTCTACCCCACGGGGGCCATCATCGTCAACCTGCGGCCCAACACGGCCCCCACCACCGCCTCCGCACACCTGGCCGTGTGTCTCAAGCCCTCGCCGGAGTCCAGCGGCACGCGTATCTACCTGGACCGGCTGGGCGAGCTGCGTCTGCTGCTGCGTGAGCACGAGCAGGCCGAGGGCCGCGTGCACTGCTTCGGCATCCAGGAGGGGGCGCTCTTCATCGAGGCCGTGCCCCAGATGGACATCAGCCGCAAGATCACCGCCTTCCAGTACGAGCTGGTCCGCCACAGGCCGGGCGCGGACCTCCATTCGCTGGCTG CACCCTGCCAGCCCTGTACAGATGCCGAGTTGCTTCTAGCTGTCTGTACTAATGACTTTG TGGCGCGCGGCCGTATTTTGGgggtggagcagagagaggaggagacgtCGGTTGGCGTGTCGCTGAGTCACCTCTACAGGCAGAAGAGCCAGGTGTTCGTGTGGGGCGGTGTGCGGGCCAGGCGCTGGGCGGGGCACATCCACCTGCCCCGCCAGTGTGGCGTGCGGCCGGGCGAGGGGGACTTTCTCTTCACGGGCACCGTGCGCTTCGGGGAGGCCTGGCTCTCCTGCGGCCCGCGCTACAGAGACTTCCTGAGGGTGTACCAGGAGGCCCAGAGCCAGGGAACCAACCCCTGCCACATCAACACAGACTGA